A genomic stretch from Aerococcaceae bacterium zg-1292 includes:
- a CDS encoding UDP-N-acetylmuramoyl-L-alanine--D-glutamate ligase, translating into MEYSELKDKKVLVLGYAMTGKSVAEYLLNAGANVTINDRSDLMNDASIQSFIERGVTVIGGEHPLSLVDETLDFIVKNPGIPYTNPILEKAQLISIPIYTDVELFSWANPGVLVGITGSNGKTTTTSLVHHIIKSSPLTVHLAGNIGIPTLSVLPTVKAEDVVVMELSSFQLMGTEHFKPHIAAMTNIYEAHLDYHGSKADYVDAKMNLIRNQTTEDYLIYNASSTDIVAGISQSSAQKIPFALAPVDDVVRAQGVYFEDGVIFFKNEPVLNQADIQIPGEHNIENVLVAVAIAKLLDVSDEIIRQAVRTYQGVPYRIQPLGQFNGVSYYNDSKATNTQATITALKSFAQSIIYIGGGLDRGNEFDELIPYLSKVQAAYLYGESKEKMKKAFDAVHTPMVTLCDDLLMATEQAIAMAQPGQVVLFSPSCASWDQFKNYEERGALFTQRVLQLNKEISE; encoded by the coding sequence ATGGAATACAGCGAGTTAAAAGATAAAAAAGTGCTCGTATTAGGTTATGCAATGACAGGGAAAAGTGTGGCAGAGTACTTACTGAATGCTGGCGCTAATGTGACGATTAATGACCGCAGCGATTTAATGAATGATGCAAGTATTCAATCGTTTATCGAGCGCGGTGTAACGGTGATTGGTGGTGAACATCCCTTATCATTAGTAGACGAAACGCTGGATTTTATCGTGAAAAATCCAGGTATTCCGTACACAAATCCAATACTAGAAAAAGCACAATTAATCTCTATACCGATTTACACTGATGTTGAACTCTTCTCATGGGCAAATCCTGGTGTCCTTGTCGGTATAACTGGCAGTAATGGTAAGACAACTACAACAAGTTTGGTTCATCATATTATTAAATCAAGTCCATTAACTGTACATCTAGCTGGTAATATTGGAATTCCTACATTATCTGTATTGCCTACGGTAAAAGCAGAAGATGTGGTAGTGATGGAATTATCGAGTTTTCAATTAATGGGAACCGAGCATTTTAAACCCCATATCGCTGCAATGACTAATATTTATGAAGCGCATTTAGACTATCACGGCTCAAAAGCGGATTATGTAGATGCTAAAATGAATCTCATACGCAATCAAACGACTGAGGATTATTTAATTTATAATGCGAGTTCAACCGACATTGTCGCGGGAATATCACAAAGTAGCGCTCAAAAAATTCCGTTTGCATTGGCACCCGTTGATGATGTAGTTCGAGCTCAAGGTGTATATTTTGAAGATGGAGTTATCTTTTTTAAAAACGAGCCAGTATTAAATCAAGCAGATATACAAATTCCAGGCGAACATAATATTGAAAATGTATTGGTAGCAGTAGCCATCGCTAAATTATTAGATGTTTCTGACGAAATCATCCGACAAGCGGTGCGGACTTATCAAGGTGTTCCTTATCGTATCCAACCATTAGGCCAATTTAATGGGGTAAGTTACTATAATGATTCGAAAGCGACAAATACACAAGCGACGATTACTGCACTAAAAAGTTTTGCGCAATCAATCATTTATATCGGTGGTGGTTTGGATCGGGGAAATGAATTTGATGAATTAATACCCTATTTATCAAAGGTTCAAGCAGCGTATTTATACGGAGAATCAAAAGAAAAAATGAAGAAAGCTTTTGATGCTGTTCATACACCGATGGTGACTTTATGTGACGATTTATTGATGGCAACCGAACAAGCGATTGCTATGGCACAACCTGGTCAAGTCGTTTTGTTTTCACCGAGTTGTGCAAGTTGGGATCAATTTAAAAATTATGAAGAACGCGGTGCACTCTTTACACAGCGTGTGTTACAATTAAACAAAGAAATTAGCGAGTGA
- a CDS encoding cell division protein FtsQ/DivIB: MPNIFEDDLIVEQTPNNHPAPNRHVSPRQKHRRPGQPSFNPQHPEHQKINWTKGLPVKGRVELFSVTAVIFMVMWLCGWQLLPFNKVNQLLVRQNKFASTQEVAAASGIRSLDSVKDVMAKRESIEKQIIQKNPVVSGVVFQRKNWKRLDMVVKEHQIVAIVQDGARYYPLLENGELLGIELNKTQVKSDWQKVPLIDQVSQQGKLVATARALKNINDEVLEKIAVVRMSTDLNKPNGLTLLMKDGMRVKAINATLAEKINNYPRMRELIGNQAGLINLEVGAYFTPEVANANSIKLDSNLDN, from the coding sequence ATGCCGAATATATTTGAAGATGACTTAATTGTCGAACAAACGCCAAATAATCATCCTGCACCCAATCGTCATGTCTCACCCAGACAGAAACATAGACGACCGGGGCAGCCATCTTTCAATCCACAACATCCTGAGCATCAGAAAATTAATTGGACAAAGGGATTGCCTGTTAAAGGGCGGGTTGAATTGTTTTCTGTTACAGCAGTTATCTTTATGGTGATGTGGCTATGTGGCTGGCAATTGTTGCCATTTAATAAGGTGAATCAGCTACTCGTCCGTCAAAATAAATTTGCTAGCACCCAGGAAGTAGCAGCTGCATCTGGTATCCGCTCATTAGATTCGGTAAAAGATGTGATGGCTAAGCGCGAAAGCATTGAAAAACAAATTATTCAAAAAAATCCAGTTGTATCAGGCGTGGTATTTCAACGTAAAAATTGGAAGCGATTGGACATGGTTGTCAAAGAACATCAGATTGTTGCGATAGTTCAAGATGGCGCACGCTACTATCCTTTATTGGAAAATGGCGAATTACTAGGGATAGAATTAAATAAAACACAAGTAAAGTCTGATTGGCAAAAGGTACCTTTAATTGATCAAGTGTCCCAACAAGGAAAACTCGTTGCCACCGCTCGTGCTTTAAAAAATATTAATGACGAGGTACTTGAAAAAATTGCTGTGGTTCGTATGTCAACGGATTTAAATAAACCCAATGGTTTAACCTTATTGATGAAAGACGGCATGCGCGTTAAAGCCATCAATGCGACATTAGCAGAGAAAATTAATAATTACCCGCGGATGCGTGAATTAATTGGTAACCAAGCAGGACTTATTAATTTAGAAGTCGGCGCCTACTTCACACCGGAAGTCGCTAATGCTAATAGTATCAAGTTGGATAGTAATTTAGATAATTAA
- the ftsA gene encoding cell division protein FtsA yields the protein MRNHERFVSLDIGTTSIKVVVAEYINGQINIIGVGNEKSRGLSRGVIVDIDETVYSIQQAVAQAQQKANVQIKEVSVGIPSNKLGLESCHGMIAVSSENREITNRDVDNVITAAKVRSVAPEREIISVIPEEFIVDGFTGIRDPRGMIGVRLELYATLLTGPRTIIHNIKRCVEKAGLEIKELVLQPQAIAEVALSQDEREFGTVIIDMGGGQTSASIIYDNQLKYSFVDQEGGDFVTKDISIILNTSLESAERIKREYGYAIASQTSDEEYFPVETVGKKEPVRVDERYLAEIIEARLSQIFETIQEDLGAVDALDLPGGFVITGGAASLPGVLDLAQKYFGSKVRIYIPEQMGMRNPVFTTSMGMIEYVAGLDDVHRIAQGTYHAGQSRMIQPSMPNHDASADYYPTSTGGTRKIDRQRPQPSMRQEPSRPVEADYHQYDESYSDYEYYDDNDNGTYEEPSDGSIGSKIKSFFNTFFD from the coding sequence ATGAGAAATCATGAACGATTTGTGAGTTTAGATATCGGTACAACATCAATTAAAGTCGTTGTAGCAGAATATATTAATGGGCAAATCAATATTATTGGAGTAGGAAACGAAAAATCTAGAGGATTAAGTCGTGGTGTGATTGTCGATATTGATGAGACAGTTTACTCTATCCAACAAGCAGTCGCACAAGCGCAACAAAAAGCGAATGTGCAAATTAAAGAAGTGTCAGTGGGTATTCCAAGTAATAAATTAGGATTAGAATCTTGTCACGGTATGATTGCTGTTTCAAGTGAAAACCGTGAAATTACTAATCGTGATGTAGATAATGTGATTACTGCAGCTAAAGTTCGTTCAGTAGCACCAGAACGTGAAATTATTTCAGTAATTCCAGAAGAATTTATTGTCGATGGATTTACCGGTATTCGTGATCCGCGAGGAATGATAGGTGTACGTTTAGAATTATACGCAACACTATTAACGGGTCCACGGACCATTATCCATAATATTAAGCGCTGTGTAGAAAAAGCCGGACTTGAAATAAAAGAATTAGTTTTACAACCACAAGCGATTGCAGAAGTGGCACTATCTCAAGACGAACGTGAATTTGGCACTGTGATTATTGATATGGGTGGCGGACAAACTTCCGCATCAATTATTTATGATAACCAATTAAAATATTCATTTGTCGACCAAGAAGGTGGCGACTTTGTTACGAAAGATATTTCCATTATTTTGAATACGTCATTAGAGAGTGCAGAACGCATTAAACGTGAATATGGTTATGCGATTGCTAGTCAAACATCAGATGAAGAGTATTTTCCAGTGGAAACGGTCGGTAAGAAAGAGCCCGTTCGTGTGGATGAACGCTATTTAGCGGAAATTATTGAAGCGCGCTTGTCACAAATTTTCGAAACCATACAAGAAGATTTGGGAGCAGTGGATGCATTAGACTTACCAGGTGGCTTCGTCATTACAGGTGGAGCAGCGTCCTTACCAGGTGTGTTGGATTTAGCACAAAAATATTTTGGCAGCAAAGTCCGTATTTATATTCCTGAACAAATGGGAATGCGTAACCCTGTGTTTACAACAAGTATGGGGATGATTGAATATGTCGCTGGACTCGATGATGTGCATCGTATTGCACAAGGAACGTATCACGCTGGACAATCACGTATGATTCAGCCGTCGATGCCAAATCACGATGCTAGTGCAGATTATTACCCAACTAGTACCGGTGGCACGCGCAAAATTGATCGTCAACGACCGCAGCCATCAATGCGTCAAGAGCCAAGTCGACCAGTTGAAGCAGATTATCATCAATATGACGAGTCATATTCAGATTATGAGTATTATGACGACAATGATAATGGCACATACGAAGAACCATCCGATGGTTCTATCGGCTCTAAAATTAAATCATTCTTCAATACATTTTTTGATTAA
- the ftsZ gene encoding cell division protein FtsZ: MELSFDSTMNQTGAVIKVIGVGGAGGNAVNRMIVEKVQGVEFIVANTDTQALAGSNAEHKIQLGPKVTKGLGAGSLPEIGQKAAEESEEQIRQALEGADLVFVTAGMGGGTGTGAAPIVAKIAKDLGALTVGVVTRPFTFEGPKRGRFAAEGLKNLKENVDTLVIISNNRLMEVVDRKTPMLEAFSEADNVLRQGVQGISDLITAPGYVNLDFADVKTVMKDQGTALMGIGVASGENRTAEATKKAISSPLLEVSIDGAEQILLNITGGSDLSLFEAQDASEIVANASSGDVNIIFGTSINDNLGDEVIVTVIATGIDQEKNERNKVNARQPRSPFASNAHTAPVNDAPTASNNAPTQSFETATRRQEERDLFSNWDIKREQNTREVSTDVPSRTFQRNEQEPTRKVDVVEDDELDTPPFFRKRHRQ, translated from the coding sequence ATGGAATTATCATTTGATTCAACAATGAACCAAACTGGTGCGGTAATTAAAGTTATCGGTGTTGGTGGCGCTGGCGGTAATGCAGTCAATCGTATGATTGTTGAAAAAGTACAAGGCGTTGAATTTATCGTAGCCAATACAGACACCCAAGCATTAGCGGGTTCGAATGCAGAACATAAGATTCAATTAGGCCCAAAAGTAACGAAAGGCTTAGGTGCTGGGTCATTACCTGAAATTGGTCAAAAAGCAGCAGAAGAAAGTGAAGAACAAATTCGTCAAGCATTAGAAGGCGCTGATTTAGTCTTTGTGACTGCTGGTATGGGTGGTGGTACCGGAACAGGTGCTGCACCAATTGTTGCAAAAATAGCGAAAGATTTAGGTGCCTTGACGGTTGGTGTGGTCACACGCCCGTTCACTTTTGAAGGTCCTAAACGTGGACGTTTTGCTGCAGAAGGATTAAAAAATTTAAAAGAAAACGTTGATACACTCGTGATTATCTCTAATAATCGCTTGATGGAAGTTGTTGACCGTAAAACACCGATGCTAGAAGCATTTAGCGAAGCAGATAATGTATTACGTCAAGGTGTACAAGGTATTTCAGATTTGATTACAGCACCAGGATATGTTAACTTGGACTTTGCTGATGTTAAGACGGTAATGAAAGACCAAGGTACTGCTTTAATGGGTATTGGGGTTGCAAGTGGCGAAAATCGTACAGCGGAAGCAACGAAAAAAGCTATTTCCTCACCATTATTAGAAGTATCTATCGATGGTGCAGAACAAATCTTATTAAACATTACCGGTGGTTCTGACTTGAGCTTATTCGAAGCACAAGATGCAAGTGAAATTGTAGCAAATGCTTCTTCAGGTGATGTGAACATTATCTTTGGTACATCTATCAATGATAATTTGGGTGATGAAGTTATCGTTACTGTTATCGCAACTGGTATCGACCAAGAAAAAAATGAGCGTAATAAAGTGAACGCTCGTCAACCACGTTCACCATTTGCTAGTAATGCTCATACAGCGCCTGTCAATGATGCACCAACAGCTAGCAATAATGCACCAACTCAATCATTTGAGACTGCTACACGCCGTCAAGAAGAACGTGATTTATTCAGTAATTGGGATATTAAACGTGAACAGAATACGCGTGAAGTATCGACAGATGTACCATCAAGAACATTTCAACGTAATGAACAAGAACCAACACGGAAAGTAGATGTAGTAGAAGACGATGAGTTAGATACACCGCCATTTTTCCGTAAAAGACATCGTCAATAA
- a CDS encoding ABC transporter ATP-binding protein, producing the protein MQNKYSVVLEGVTKSYGENHVLKTIDMELEKGKFYTLLGPSGCGKTTILRIIAGFTKASNGKVFLDETEVTDVPANQRKVNTVFQDYALFPHMNVFDNIAFGLAIKKMDKTTIEAKVKEVLKMVRLDGYENRDISEMSGGQRQRVAIARALVNEPEVLLLDEPLSALDLKLRTDMQYELRELQRRLNITFVFVTHDQEEALAMSDWIFVMDKGEIVQSGSPVDIYDEPINRYVADFIGESNIISARMVEDYKVAFVGKEFECEDAGIPSGEAVEVVIRPEDIDVTTPDKGKLVAHVDTMLFRGVFNEIIAYDEAGNEWMIHTTDKVEAGATIGLNFEPHDIHVMRFNESEEEFDARLEQYED; encoded by the coding sequence ATGCAAAATAAATATAGTGTGGTTTTAGAAGGGGTAACAAAGTCGTATGGTGAAAACCATGTGCTAAAAACCATTGATATGGAATTGGAGAAAGGAAAGTTTTACACATTATTAGGCCCTTCAGGTTGTGGGAAAACAACAATTTTACGTATTATCGCTGGATTCACTAAAGCATCAAACGGTAAAGTTTTTCTTGATGAGACTGAAGTAACAGATGTTCCAGCCAATCAACGTAAAGTCAATACAGTGTTCCAAGACTATGCATTATTTCCACATATGAATGTATTTGATAACATTGCCTTTGGTTTAGCCATAAAAAAAATGGACAAAACAACGATTGAGGCTAAAGTTAAAGAAGTATTGAAAATGGTGCGATTGGATGGCTATGAAAATCGTGATATTAGTGAAATGTCAGGCGGCCAACGTCAACGGGTGGCGATTGCTCGTGCATTGGTTAACGAACCTGAAGTGTTACTCCTAGACGAACCATTATCAGCGCTAGATTTAAAATTAAGAACAGATATGCAGTATGAATTGCGTGAATTACAGCGCCGATTAAATATTACATTCGTCTTTGTTACCCATGACCAAGAAGAAGCATTAGCGATGAGTGACTGGATTTTTGTTATGGATAAAGGTGAGATTGTTCAATCAGGTTCACCGGTAGATATTTATGATGAACCAATTAACCGTTATGTCGCTGATTTTATTGGTGAAAGTAATATTATTAGTGCCCGCATGGTAGAAGATTATAAAGTAGCCTTTGTCGGGAAAGAATTTGAGTGTGAGGATGCAGGGATTCCTAGCGGTGAAGCCGTAGAAGTTGTCATTCGTCCAGAAGATATTGATGTTACCACACCAGATAAAGGAAAGTTAGTGGCACATGTTGATACGATGCTATTTAGAGGGGTATTTAACGAAATTATCGCTTATGATGAAGCTGGCAATGAATGGATGATACATACAACGGATAAAGTTGAAGCCGGGGCAACAATTGGATTAAACTTTGAACCACATGATATTCATGTTATGCGCTTCAACGAATCTGAGGAAGAGTTTGACGCCCGTTTAGAGCAATACGAAGATTAG
- a CDS encoding ABC transporter permease, producing the protein MNQRKNHLLAIPYYLWIALFVITPILLLFFRSFLDTNNQFTLNNYIQFFTSGNYIRMAVSSVFYAFLVTLVTFMFAYPMAYFLSNTKNKQLWLMLIILPTWINLLLKTYAFIGLLSKTGPINHWLMNFGFGSQQLLFTNVAFLIVAAYIELPFMLLPIFNSIEEIPNSLIEASNDLGATPWVTIKNIVFPLSMRGVRSGVQAVFIPSLSLFMLTRLIGGNRVITLGTAVEQHFLVTRNQGMGSAIGVVLLVAMLIVMYVTRERHDKGGMLGE; encoded by the coding sequence ATGAATCAACGAAAAAATCATTTGTTAGCTATCCCATATTATTTGTGGATTGCGTTATTTGTTATCACACCGATTTTACTATTGTTTTTTCGCTCGTTTTTAGATACGAATAATCAATTTACCTTAAATAATTACATTCAATTTTTTACTTCTGGTAATTATATACGAATGGCAGTGTCATCAGTCTTTTATGCCTTTTTAGTGACATTAGTTACGTTTATGTTTGCTTATCCGATGGCATACTTTTTGTCTAATACAAAAAATAAACAATTGTGGCTGATGCTGATTATTTTACCGACATGGATTAATTTATTGCTGAAAACATATGCTTTTATCGGTTTGTTGAGTAAGACCGGTCCGATTAATCACTGGTTGATGAATTTTGGCTTTGGTAGTCAGCAATTACTTTTTACGAATGTCGCATTTTTAATTGTAGCTGCATATATTGAATTACCATTTATGTTGTTGCCAATATTTAACTCGATTGAAGAAATTCCTAATAGTTTGATTGAAGCGAGCAATGATTTAGGAGCAACACCATGGGTAACGATTAAAAACATTGTATTCCCATTATCAATGCGTGGTGTGCGTAGTGGTGTCCAAGCTGTCTTTATCCCGTCACTATCATTGTTTATGTTAACACGTCTTATTGGTGGTAACCGGGTGATTACATTGGGGACTGCTGTTGAGCAACATTTCCTTGTCACTCGCAATCAGGGGATGGGCTCAGCTATTGGGGTTGTCCTATTAGTTGCGATGTTAATTGTTATGTATGTGACGCGTGAACGACATGATAAAGGGGGAATGCTAGGTGAATAA
- a CDS encoding ABC transporter permease, translating into MFIVLYAPIFYLVMYSFNAGGNMNGFSGFTLEHYQTLFADTRLMTFIINTFIVAILSALFATIIGTFGAIAIYYARQKRHRQILLNLNNVLMVTPDVMMGASFLILFTMFIKIKMGFMTVLLAHIAFNIPIVVLMVLPRLYEMNPTMITAAQDLGATHGQTIRNIILPSITSGIFAGFFMAFTYSLDDFAVTFFLAGNGFSTLSVEVYSRARAGISLEINALSTLMFLLALVLVTGYYFIQVNEQRRKVKGAM; encoded by the coding sequence ATGTTTATTGTCTTATATGCACCAATATTTTATTTAGTTATGTACTCCTTTAATGCAGGTGGTAATATGAATGGCTTCTCGGGCTTTACGCTCGAACATTATCAAACCTTATTTGCAGATACGCGTCTCATGACTTTTATTATCAATACGTTTATTGTGGCAATTTTATCAGCATTGTTTGCGACAATTATCGGTACATTTGGTGCGATTGCGATTTATTATGCACGGCAGAAGCGACACCGTCAGATACTATTAAATTTAAACAATGTGCTTATGGTAACACCGGATGTTATGATGGGGGCGAGTTTCTTAATTTTATTTACGATGTTTATCAAAATAAAAATGGGCTTTATGACGGTATTACTGGCGCACATTGCTTTTAATATCCCAATTGTAGTATTGATGGTATTACCTCGACTGTATGAAATGAATCCTACCATGATTACGGCAGCGCAAGATTTAGGTGCCACACATGGTCAAACGATTCGTAACATTATTTTACCAAGTATTACAAGTGGTATTTTTGCCGGATTCTTTATGGCATTTACCTATTCATTAGATGACTTTGCAGTAACTTTCTTCTTAGCCGGAAATGGTTTTAGTACCTTGTCGGTGGAAGTATATTCACGCGCAAGAGCGGGTATAAGTCTAGAAATTAATGCACTTAGTACTTTAATGTTCTTATTGGCACTCGTTTTAGTGACTGGCTATTATTTCATTCAAGTTAATGAACAACGCCGTAAAGTGAAAGGAGCGATGTAG
- a CDS encoding ABC transporter substrate-binding protein produces MKRLVNSVVLLLAVVGVLFFVRYQLESSAGLDSDKTIVFYNWGDYIDPEIIKQFEKETGYRVIYETYDSNEAMVTKVEQGGTAYDLLVPSEYMVESMIKSNLLQPLNYDLLPNFKHIDSRFKNQVFDPENRYSIPYFWGTLGIVYNKEVIKEKIEHWDDLWNEKYRNKILLIDGAREVMGIGLQSLGFSLNETDDTALTVATAKMKALMSNVMALAADEIKMYVAQGEAPIAVTFSGEAATAMEDNKNLAYVVPSEGSNIWFDNIVIPKNARNVEGAHALINYLMRPDIAAKNAEYIGYATPNKDAIPLLDPEITEDKAFYPSEETMKHLEVYQDLGQNKLIQFNDRYLEVKMEPR; encoded by the coding sequence ATGAAACGATTAGTGAATTCAGTCGTTCTTTTATTAGCAGTAGTTGGTGTGCTCTTTTTCGTTCGTTATCAACTCGAATCAAGTGCTGGTCTAGATAGTGATAAAACAATTGTTTTTTATAATTGGGGGGACTATATTGACCCTGAGATTATTAAACAGTTCGAAAAAGAAACGGGATACCGCGTTATTTATGAAACCTATGATTCCAACGAAGCAATGGTGACAAAGGTTGAACAAGGTGGTACTGCCTATGATTTATTAGTTCCAAGTGAATATATGGTCGAAAGTATGATTAAATCTAATTTATTACAACCACTAAATTATGACTTGTTACCGAACTTTAAACATATTGATTCTCGCTTTAAAAATCAAGTGTTTGATCCTGAAAATCGTTATTCCATTCCATACTTTTGGGGGACCTTAGGGATTGTTTATAACAAGGAAGTGATTAAGGAAAAAATTGAACATTGGGACGATTTATGGAACGAAAAATATCGTAATAAAATTTTGTTAATTGATGGTGCAAGAGAAGTAATGGGGATTGGCTTACAATCTTTAGGTTTTTCATTAAATGAAACAGATGATACTGCATTAACAGTTGCGACTGCAAAAATGAAAGCTTTAATGTCTAATGTTATGGCATTGGCAGCTGATGAAATCAAAATGTATGTTGCACAAGGTGAAGCACCGATTGCCGTGACTTTCTCAGGTGAAGCGGCAACTGCGATGGAAGACAATAAGAATTTAGCGTATGTGGTACCGTCAGAAGGTTCTAATATTTGGTTTGATAATATTGTTATTCCTAAAAATGCACGAAATGTCGAAGGTGCACATGCTTTAATCAATTATTTAATGCGCCCTGACATTGCAGCAAAAAATGCAGAATATATCGGTTACGCAACACCGAATAAAGATGCGATACCATTATTAGATCCTGAAATTACCGAGGACAAAGCATTTTACCCAAGTGAGGAAACAATGAAACACCTCGAAGTATACCAAGACCTAGGACAAAATAAATTAATCCAATTCAACGACCGATACCTAGAAGTCAAAATGGAACCACGGTAA
- a CDS encoding DUF368 domain-containing protein — protein sequence MQETQTQSWFIRFIKGMFIGSGFIIPGVSGGAFAAIFGMYERIILFLSNITKNFKENVLFFIPVGFGALAGIVLLSFGVSFVLENYETIVRWFFVGCIIGTAPSLWQETGKQGRETKDWIVLVISIIAGLIILLFGQQLFQGQLQGNFVTWFISGALIALGILIPGLSPSNFILYMGLYQQMSDGFKTLDLSVLIPIGLGGLTTVILLSKLIAYIFKHYYSLFFHFIFGIVIASTVVIIPTDYANFGFVQYVWCVISCIAGALLGLYMAKLEDQYK from the coding sequence ATGCAAGAAACACAGACACAAAGTTGGTTCATTCGCTTTATTAAAGGAATGTTTATCGGATCAGGATTTATTATCCCTGGCGTCAGCGGTGGCGCTTTCGCTGCGATTTTCGGTATGTACGAACGCATCATCTTATTTTTATCCAACATAACCAAAAATTTTAAAGAAAATGTTTTATTCTTTATTCCTGTCGGATTCGGGGCCCTCGCTGGTATTGTATTATTATCATTTGGTGTTAGTTTTGTATTAGAAAACTATGAAACCATCGTTCGCTGGTTCTTTGTTGGATGTATTATTGGTACAGCTCCATCGCTATGGCAAGAAACAGGGAAACAAGGTCGCGAAACTAAAGATTGGATTGTTCTGGTTATTTCTATTATTGCAGGTTTAATAATATTATTATTTGGGCAACAATTATTCCAAGGACAATTGCAAGGTAACTTTGTTACATGGTTTATTTCCGGTGCCTTAATCGCCTTAGGTATTCTTATTCCGGGATTAAGCCCCTCTAACTTTATTTTATATATGGGACTTTACCAACAAATGTCGGATGGTTTTAAAACATTGGATCTTAGTGTCTTAATTCCGATTGGTTTAGGTGGATTAACAACGGTCATTTTATTATCTAAATTAATTGCCTATATCTTTAAGCATTATTACAGTTTGTTTTTCCACTTTATCTTTGGGATTGTAATTGCATCAACGGTTGTTATCATCCCAACAGACTACGCTAATTTTGGTTTCGTACAATATGTATGGTGTGTCATCAGCTGTATTGCTGGCGCCTTATTAGGTCTTTATATGGCAAAATTGGAAGACCAGTACAAATAA